The following are from one region of the Mycolicibacterium diernhoferi genome:
- the hemE gene encoding uroporphyrinogen decarboxylase has translation MNTRRDLPESPYLAAAAGRTPNRTPVWFMRQAGRSLPEYRVLRANHKMLEACFDPELVCEITLQPVRRHGVDAAILFSDIVVPLKAAGVALDIVPDVGPVIEHPIRSRSDVGSLPRLERSQVAPVTDAVSLLVAALGEVPLIGFAGAPFTLASYLVEGGPSRNHEKTKAMMFAETETWHALMTALTDLTIDFLEAQLDAGVDAIQLFDSWAGTLSLADYRSHVLPHSSRIFAALADRGVPMTHFGVGTAELLGAMAEAGATMVGVDWRTSLTAAAGRVPAGIALQGNLDPVVLLAGWPVVERAARAVVEDGRAAIAAGASGHVFNLGHGVLPATDPGVVTDLVSLVHSL, from the coding sequence ATGAACACCCGTCGTGACCTGCCCGAGTCGCCGTATCTCGCCGCCGCCGCCGGCCGCACCCCGAACCGCACCCCGGTGTGGTTCATGCGCCAGGCTGGACGGTCGCTGCCCGAGTACCGCGTGCTGCGCGCCAACCACAAGATGCTGGAAGCCTGCTTCGACCCGGAGCTGGTCTGCGAGATCACCCTGCAGCCGGTGCGCAGGCACGGTGTCGACGCAGCCATTCTGTTCTCCGACATCGTGGTCCCGCTGAAGGCGGCCGGCGTCGCGCTGGACATCGTTCCCGACGTCGGGCCGGTCATCGAGCACCCGATCCGGTCCCGGTCCGATGTCGGCAGCCTGCCGCGGTTGGAACGCAGTCAGGTCGCCCCCGTCACCGACGCGGTGTCGCTGCTGGTGGCAGCCCTGGGCGAGGTCCCGCTGATCGGCTTCGCCGGCGCGCCGTTCACCCTGGCGTCCTACCTGGTGGAGGGCGGTCCCAGCCGTAACCACGAGAAGACCAAGGCGATGATGTTCGCCGAGACCGAGACCTGGCACGCGCTGATGACCGCGCTGACGGATCTGACCATCGACTTCCTGGAAGCGCAGCTCGACGCCGGCGTCGACGCCATCCAGTTGTTCGACTCGTGGGCCGGCACGCTGTCGCTGGCCGACTACCGCAGTCATGTGCTGCCGCACAGCTCGCGGATCTTCGCCGCACTCGCCGACCGGGGCGTGCCGATGACCCACTTCGGGGTCGGCACCGCCGAACTGCTCGGCGCGATGGCCGAGGCCGGCGCCACCATGGTCGGCGTGGACTGGCGCACCTCGTTGACGGCGGCCGCCGGCCGGGTGCCCGCAGGCATCGCGCTGCAGGGCAATCTCGACCCGGTCGTGCTGCTGGCGGGCTGGCCGGTGGTCGAGCGCGCGGCCCGCGCCGTCGTCGAGGACGGTCGCGCCGCCATCGCCGCGGGAGCCTCCGGCCATGTCTTCAACCTCGGACACGGTGTGCTGCCGGCCACCGATCCCGGGGTGGTGACCGATCTGGTGAGCCTGGTGCACTCATTGTGA
- the aftC gene encoding arabinofuranan 3-O-arabinosyltransferase, producing the protein MYGALVSFLPSGVLNAFRPSTTPPSTATILRSILWPFAIMSVIHRSYVLGTNGYITDDFGPVYRAVINFKLGWDIYNENFDHVDPHYLYPPGGTLLLAPFGYLPVDAARYWYITFNVLAFLIAAYLLLRIFDYTLSSVAAPALVLAMFCTESVTNTLVFTNINGCMLLGAVLFFRYLLKGGRNAELLAGAAIGLTLVVKPSLAPLLLLPVLNRQFYTLVTAFGVPLVFNVAAWPLVSDPMNFVYRTVPYILETRDYFNSSILGNGIYYGLPMWLILSLRIVFLLLAAGSLYLLYKYYRERDPRFWLLTSSGVLLTASFLVLSLGQGYYSTMLFPFLMTVVLRNSVLHNWPAWLAVYGFMTMDRWLLVHWPTTGRFLEYMKITYGWSLLLIVVFCVLYFRYLDAKSEGRLDSGIDPPWMTDERRRASVES; encoded by the coding sequence GTGTACGGTGCGCTGGTGTCGTTCCTGCCCTCCGGTGTGCTGAACGCATTCCGCCCCAGCACCACACCGCCCAGCACCGCAACGATTCTGCGGTCCATCCTGTGGCCGTTCGCCATCATGTCGGTGATCCACCGCAGCTATGTGCTGGGCACCAATGGCTACATCACCGACGATTTCGGCCCGGTCTACCGCGCGGTGATCAATTTCAAACTGGGCTGGGACATCTACAACGAGAACTTCGACCACGTCGACCCGCACTACCTGTACCCACCCGGCGGCACCCTGCTGCTGGCCCCGTTCGGGTACCTGCCGGTCGACGCGGCGCGCTACTGGTACATCACGTTCAACGTGCTGGCCTTCCTCATCGCGGCATACCTGCTGCTGCGGATTTTCGATTACACGTTGTCCTCGGTGGCCGCTCCGGCGCTGGTGCTGGCCATGTTCTGCACCGAATCCGTCACCAACACACTGGTGTTCACCAACATCAACGGCTGCATGCTGCTGGGTGCGGTGCTGTTCTTCCGGTACCTGCTCAAGGGCGGACGAAACGCCGAACTGTTGGCCGGCGCGGCCATCGGGCTGACGCTGGTGGTCAAACCGTCGCTGGCGCCGCTGTTGTTGCTGCCGGTGCTCAATCGCCAGTTCTACACGCTGGTCACCGCTTTCGGTGTGCCGCTGGTGTTCAACGTCGCCGCGTGGCCTTTGGTTTCGGACCCGATGAACTTCGTGTACCGCACGGTCCCCTACATCCTGGAGACCCGCGACTACTTCAACTCCTCGATCCTGGGCAACGGGATCTACTACGGCCTGCCGATGTGGCTCATCCTGTCGCTGCGCATCGTCTTCCTGCTGCTGGCGGCCGGCAGCCTCTACCTGCTCTACAAGTACTACCGCGAGCGCGACCCGCGGTTCTGGCTGCTGACCTCCTCGGGTGTGCTGCTGACCGCCTCGTTCCTGGTGCTCTCGCTGGGCCAGGGCTACTACTCGACGATGCTGTTCCCGTTCCTGATGACGGTGGTGCTGCGGAACTCGGTGTTGCACAACTGGCCGGCCTGGCTGGCGGTCTACGGGTTTATGACGATGGACCGCTGGCTGCTGGTGCACTGGCCGACCACCGGGCGCTTCCTGGAGTACATGAAGATCACCTACGGCTGGTCGCTGCTGTTGATCGTGGTGTTCTGCGTGCTGTACTTCCGCTACCTGGATGCCAAGTCCGAGGGCCGGCTGGATTCCGGTATCGATCCGCCATGGATGACGGATGAGCGTCGGCGCGCTAGCGTTGAATCATGA
- a CDS encoding HRDC domain-containing protein, whose amino-acid sequence MTEPEESGTPPEPEPTPLLAPADGVPPVAFYPSDIARAAELLAGGSGPFAIDAERASGFRYSNRAYLVQIRRAGAGTVLIDPVNHGGDPLKVMAPLAEVLSADEWVLHAADQDLPCLAELGMTPPRLYDTELGARLAGFDRVNLAEMVRRLLGLGLVKGHGAADWSKRPLPADWLNYAALDVEVLLELREALAAVLEEQGKTDWAAQEFEFLRTSEPTVTRRDKWRRTSGIHKVRDPRALAAVRELWTTRDQIAQRRDIAPGRILPDAAIINAATADPDTIEKLTALPVFGGSRQRRGAQAWLDALARARQDPNPPSGSEPLNGPPPPARWSRRKPEAAERLEAVRTALSALSERVSVPTENLLTPDTVRRLCWDWQPTPDVRSAVDEFLAAAKARPWQRELTVPVLTEALTPKPPEDQSG is encoded by the coding sequence ATGACCGAACCCGAAGAATCCGGAACCCCACCCGAACCGGAACCGACTCCCCTGCTGGCGCCTGCCGATGGTGTGCCACCGGTCGCCTTCTACCCCAGCGACATCGCCCGGGCGGCCGAGCTGTTGGCCGGCGGGTCCGGGCCGTTTGCGATCGACGCCGAGCGCGCCTCGGGCTTCCGCTACTCCAACCGCGCCTACCTGGTGCAGATCCGCCGCGCGGGTGCCGGGACGGTGCTGATCGATCCGGTGAACCATGGTGGTGATCCGCTGAAGGTGATGGCGCCGCTGGCCGAGGTGCTCAGCGCCGACGAGTGGGTGCTCCATGCCGCCGACCAGGATCTGCCCTGCCTGGCCGAACTGGGGATGACCCCGCCGCGCCTGTATGACACCGAACTGGGTGCCCGGTTGGCCGGATTCGATCGGGTCAATCTCGCCGAGATGGTGCGCCGGCTGTTGGGGCTGGGCCTGGTGAAGGGGCACGGCGCCGCCGACTGGTCCAAACGTCCGCTGCCGGCCGACTGGCTGAACTACGCCGCGCTCGATGTCGAGGTGCTGCTGGAGCTCCGGGAGGCGCTCGCCGCCGTCCTCGAGGAGCAGGGCAAGACCGATTGGGCGGCACAGGAATTCGAGTTCCTGCGCACGTCGGAGCCGACCGTCACCCGTCGGGACAAGTGGCGTCGCACCTCAGGCATCCACAAGGTTCGTGATCCGCGGGCGCTGGCCGCGGTGCGCGAGCTCTGGACCACCCGCGACCAGATCGCGCAGCGTCGCGATATCGCACCGGGCCGGATCCTTCCGGACGCCGCGATCATCAATGCCGCCACCGCAGATCCCGATACGATCGAAAAGCTCACCGCGCTACCGGTGTTCGGCGGCAGCAGGCAGCGCCGCGGCGCTCAGGCCTGGCTGGACGCGTTGGCCCGGGCGCGTCAGGATCCGAATCCGCCGTCCGGATCGGAACCGTTGAACGGCCCGCCGCCGCCCGCCCGGTGGTCTCGCCGCAAGCCCGAGGCCGCCGAACGACTGGAGGCTGTGCGCACCGCTCTGTCGGCCTTGTCCGAACGGGTTTCGGTGCCCACGGAGAATCTGTTGACGCCGGACACCGTGCGCCGGCTGTGCTGGGACTGGCAGCCGACGCCCGATGTGCGTTCGGCGGTCGACGAATTCCTGGCGGCTGCCAAGGCCCGGCCCTGGCAGCGCGAGTTGACCGTGCCGGTGCTGACGGAGGCACTGACCCCGAAGCCCCCCGAGGATCAGTCCGGCTGA
- the hemQ gene encoding hydrogen peroxide-dependent heme synthase gives MAKLDYDKLNSMTRYMMISVFAVQPEALDADRSAVIDETATFLKQQEDNGVVVRGLYDVAGFRADADFMIWTHAERVEDLQATYSAFRRTTLGLASDPVWSVVALHRPAEFNKSHVPAFIAGEDPGDYVCVYPFVRSLDWYLLPDDERRKMLVDHGMAGREYPDVRANTVPAFALGDYEWILAFEGPDLGRIVELMWKLRYTEARRHVREETPFFTGPRVGVEQLLAKLP, from the coding sequence ATGGCCAAGCTCGACTACGACAAGCTCAACTCGATGACCAGGTACATGATGATCTCGGTCTTCGCGGTTCAGCCCGAGGCTCTCGACGCGGACCGGTCCGCGGTCATCGATGAGACCGCGACTTTCCTCAAACAGCAGGAGGACAACGGCGTCGTCGTCCGCGGCCTCTACGACGTCGCCGGCTTCCGTGCCGACGCCGACTTCATGATCTGGACACACGCCGAGCGGGTCGAGGACCTGCAGGCGACCTATTCGGCCTTCCGCCGGACCACGCTCGGCCTGGCCAGCGATCCGGTGTGGAGCGTGGTGGCGCTGCACCGGCCCGCAGAGTTCAACAAGAGCCACGTCCCCGCGTTCATCGCCGGCGAAGATCCGGGCGACTACGTGTGCGTGTATCCCTTTGTCCGGTCCCTGGATTGGTACCTGCTGCCCGACGACGAGCGCCGCAAGATGCTGGTCGATCACGGGATGGCCGGCCGCGAGTACCCGGACGTGCGGGCCAATACGGTGCCGGCGTTCGCGCTCGGTGACTACGAGTGGATCCTGGCGTTCGAGGGTCCGGATCTGGGTCGCATCGTCGAACTGATGTGGAAGTTGCGCTACACCGAGGCCCGCCGGCATGTCCGTGAGGAGACCCCCTTCTTCACCGGGCCCCGGGTCGGCGTCGAGCAGTTGCTGGCCAAGCTGCCCTAA
- a CDS encoding putative bifunctional diguanylate cyclase/phosphodiesterase has translation MPRVGRVGTVVTAAILAFCVWLLGGWGSQATRIAVEDIGFVVLALFVTGCCGHAAWRQHGRQRTVWIWVTIGMVGYTAGSVIWAYHEWWRGENPFPTTADAGYLILPVAVCVALLLMPVGTSGYTHTRLALDGFIVAVAFFQIGWWTLLDPLLDSGGAGRFAIGVALAYPVLDLGVLTVALLVLGRVQPAQHRPLALLVCGMTLMAVADCVFVYSNMLDDFTVVKYGSVAWASGLLLIAFAALSSDVSLDDHADAEREISPFDMWLPYVPIVLAMAAALVRFAAAPELAPALIASVLLIVLVLLRQFIVVGENRRLLVAVEAQAMTDPLTGLANRALFQDRLAHAMVLHRRDQQTVSVLSLDLDDFKLVNDGLGHPAGDRLLVQAAERILGCARSSDTVARLGGDEFVVLMEGDPDESREVIHAVLRAFDEPFHVDGHDLLLRPSAGLAVAAAEDSEQSPERLLKQADVAMYSAKRSRSRGLHTYSPGDMPDVDERGGGHTAPNAAVHDSAVAYQLLGELRQAIDNRALTLAYQPKFDLHDDSITGVEALVRWPHPDRGLLGPDQFLQLVRDHGLMRPINELVLTQALNQIAQWRDLGLEVAVAVNVFAPSLSDLTLPAGVEQELSRCGLPCELLTVEITEDLLLGNHEHTHAVIDRLRERGVRVAIDDFGSGYSALSYLRELHVDELKLDRGFVTAVLDDRRAAAIVRAVIDLARELGLTTVAEGVENVETATLLKDYGCQVAQGYLYSPPLSPADMLSLLRSRRPAPGATISS, from the coding sequence ATGCCGAGAGTCGGCCGAGTGGGCACGGTGGTCACGGCTGCGATCCTGGCATTCTGCGTCTGGCTGCTCGGCGGATGGGGTTCGCAGGCGACCCGGATCGCCGTCGAGGACATCGGTTTCGTCGTTCTCGCACTGTTCGTCACCGGGTGCTGCGGCCACGCCGCGTGGCGGCAGCACGGCCGGCAGCGCACGGTGTGGATCTGGGTCACCATCGGCATGGTCGGCTACACGGCCGGATCGGTGATCTGGGCCTATCACGAATGGTGGCGCGGCGAGAATCCGTTCCCGACCACGGCCGACGCCGGCTATCTGATCCTGCCGGTCGCGGTCTGCGTCGCTTTGCTGCTGATGCCGGTCGGGACCTCGGGCTACACCCACACCCGGTTGGCGCTCGACGGGTTCATCGTGGCCGTCGCGTTCTTCCAGATCGGCTGGTGGACGCTGCTGGACCCGTTGCTCGACTCCGGTGGGGCCGGCAGGTTCGCGATCGGGGTCGCGCTGGCCTACCCGGTACTCGACCTCGGCGTGCTGACGGTGGCCCTGCTGGTGCTGGGGCGCGTCCAGCCCGCGCAGCATCGACCGCTGGCTCTGCTGGTCTGCGGCATGACGCTGATGGCGGTGGCCGATTGCGTGTTCGTGTACTCGAACATGCTGGATGACTTCACTGTCGTGAAGTACGGCAGTGTGGCCTGGGCGTCCGGGCTGCTGCTGATCGCATTCGCGGCGCTGAGTTCCGACGTGTCCCTGGATGATCACGCCGATGCTGAGCGGGAGATCTCCCCATTCGACATGTGGCTGCCGTATGTGCCGATCGTGCTGGCGATGGCCGCGGCGCTGGTGCGTTTCGCCGCCGCCCCCGAGCTGGCGCCCGCGCTCATCGCATCGGTGTTGCTGATCGTGCTGGTGCTGTTGCGTCAGTTCATCGTGGTGGGGGAGAACCGCCGCCTGCTCGTCGCCGTCGAGGCGCAGGCCATGACCGATCCGCTGACCGGCCTGGCCAACCGGGCCCTGTTCCAGGACAGGCTGGCGCACGCCATGGTGCTGCACCGGCGCGACCAACAGACGGTGTCGGTGCTGTCCCTGGATCTCGACGACTTCAAGCTCGTCAACGACGGTCTGGGCCATCCGGCCGGCGACCGGCTGTTGGTCCAGGCGGCCGAACGGATCCTGGGCTGTGCACGGTCCAGCGACACGGTCGCACGGCTCGGCGGCGACGAGTTCGTGGTGTTGATGGAGGGCGACCCCGACGAGTCGCGGGAGGTCATCCACGCGGTGTTGCGGGCCTTCGATGAACCGTTCCACGTCGATGGGCACGATCTGCTGCTCAGACCCAGCGCCGGCCTGGCGGTCGCCGCCGCAGAGGACTCGGAGCAGTCTCCAGAACGGCTGCTCAAGCAGGCCGATGTGGCGATGTACTCGGCGAAGCGGTCCCGGTCGCGTGGGTTGCACACCTACAGCCCGGGCGATATGCCGGACGTGGACGAGCGCGGCGGCGGCCACACCGCCCCGAATGCCGCGGTGCACGACAGCGCCGTGGCCTACCAATTGCTCGGCGAGTTGCGCCAGGCCATCGACAACCGGGCACTGACGCTGGCCTACCAGCCGAAGTTCGATCTGCACGACGACTCGATCACCGGCGTGGAGGCCCTGGTGCGCTGGCCGCACCCCGATCGGGGACTGTTGGGGCCGGATCAGTTCCTGCAGTTGGTCCGCGATCACGGACTGATGCGGCCGATCAACGAACTGGTACTCACCCAGGCGCTCAACCAGATCGCGCAGTGGCGGGATCTGGGTCTGGAGGTGGCGGTGGCGGTCAACGTGTTCGCGCCTTCGCTGAGTGACCTGACGTTGCCGGCGGGGGTCGAGCAGGAACTGAGCAGGTGTGGTCTGCCGTGCGAGCTCCTGACCGTGGAGATCACCGAGGATCTGCTGCTGGGCAACCACGAACACACCCACGCGGTGATCGACCGGCTGCGCGAGCGCGGGGTCCGGGTGGCGATCGACGACTTCGGCAGCGGCTATTCGGCGCTGTCCTACCTACGGGAACTGCACGTCGATGAGCTGAAGCTGGACCGCGGGTTCGTCACCGCGGTGCTGGATGACCGGCGCGCGGCGGCGATCGTCCGTGCCGTCATCGACCTGGCCCGTGAACTCGGCCTGACCACCGTTGCCGAGGGGGTGGAGAACGTCGAAACCGCAACGCTGCTAAAGGATTACGGCTGCCAGGTGGCGCAGGGCTATCTCTACAGCCCGCCGCTGTCGCCGGCGGACATGCTCAGTCTGCTGAGGTCGCGCCGGCCGGCACCAGGCGCAACGATATCGAGTTGA
- the msrB gene encoding peptide-methionine (R)-S-oxide reductase MsrB — MTIPGPKLELTDDQWREKLNPAEYQVLRRAGTERPFTGEYTDTKTAGVYECRACGSELFRSTEKFESHCGWPSFYDPADSDAVILRRDDSLGMSRVEVICANCHSHLGHVFEGEGYPTPTDQRYCINSISLRLVPAGATSAD; from the coding sequence ATGACAATCCCGGGTCCCAAGCTTGAGCTGACCGACGATCAGTGGCGCGAGAAGCTCAATCCCGCCGAGTACCAGGTGCTGCGCCGGGCCGGCACCGAGCGGCCGTTCACCGGCGAGTACACCGACACCAAGACCGCCGGGGTCTACGAATGCCGGGCCTGCGGGTCCGAGCTGTTCCGCAGCACCGAGAAGTTCGAATCCCACTGCGGCTGGCCGTCTTTCTACGACCCGGCCGATTCGGATGCGGTGATCCTGCGACGCGACGATTCGCTGGGCATGAGCCGTGTCGAGGTCATCTGCGCCAACTGCCACAGCCACCTCGGCCACGTCTTCGAGGGCGAGGGCTACCCGACGCCCACCGATCAGCGCTACTGCATCAACTCGATATCGTTGCGCCTGGTGCCGGCCGGCGCGACCTCAGCAGACTGA
- a CDS encoding alpha/beta hydrolase translates to MRVRWGQTLALSSVTLLLTSCAPLLAANPRFATDAGAGPQGAPPETSVADGPPAVEAPKNDLSWQDCTGRVSADAAVPVPSGITLDCATYDADLDSIKGANGSITIGVVRATSADTPAGAGPVVMTTGTDLPSSAQLPVWLSRAGADILKTNPIVAVDRRGTGMSEDIDCRDLFDRQEMIDQTQFEPGDDPVAKLGAVVQTATTTCTDTIAPGDSAYDNAHAAEDIERLRSTWDVPTLALWGIGNGAQVALAYAGSHPDKVSRLVLDSPLPLAVGAESATEQKVKGQQAALDAFTAQCAATNCPLGPDPKAAVDALLTAARNGDGPNGASVAAVADAITTALAFPRGDRVTASNALAGAIASARAGDTGAMSELIARAERTRQTDGQFVNGCSDALNRPTPDRVRELVVAWDRLYPQFGTVGALRMVNCLSWPSGTAPQDPKDLKIPVMLLGVQNDPIVGNEGVAAVAATIINAGANSKRVIWQGIGHGASIYSPCALPPVLGYLESGKLPETDTFCPA, encoded by the coding sequence ATGCGAGTTCGTTGGGGCCAGACGCTGGCCTTGTCGTCGGTCACGCTGCTGCTGACCTCGTGCGCCCCACTGCTGGCCGCCAACCCGCGGTTCGCCACCGACGCCGGCGCCGGACCACAGGGCGCGCCACCGGAAACCAGCGTCGCCGACGGGCCGCCGGCGGTGGAGGCCCCCAAGAACGACCTGTCCTGGCAGGACTGCACCGGGCGGGTGTCCGCCGACGCCGCGGTGCCCGTGCCGTCCGGCATCACCCTGGACTGCGCGACGTATGACGCCGACCTGGATTCGATCAAGGGCGCCAACGGCTCCATCACCATCGGCGTGGTGCGGGCCACCTCGGCGGACACCCCGGCCGGCGCCGGACCGGTGGTGATGACCACCGGAACAGATCTGCCGTCCTCGGCACAACTGCCGGTATGGCTGTCCCGCGCCGGTGCCGACATCCTCAAGACGAATCCCATCGTCGCGGTGGACCGCCGCGGCACCGGGATGTCCGAGGACATCGACTGCCGCGACCTGTTCGACCGGCAGGAGATGATCGACCAGACCCAGTTCGAGCCCGGTGACGACCCGGTGGCCAAGCTCGGCGCGGTCGTGCAGACCGCGACCACCACGTGCACCGACACCATCGCCCCGGGCGACTCGGCCTACGACAACGCCCACGCCGCCGAGGACATCGAACGCCTGCGCAGCACCTGGGACGTGCCGACACTCGCGCTGTGGGGAATCGGCAACGGCGCCCAAGTGGCGCTGGCCTACGCCGGTTCCCATCCGGACAAGGTGTCCCGGCTGGTGCTGGACTCCCCGCTGCCGCTGGCCGTCGGCGCGGAGTCCGCCACCGAACAGAAGGTCAAGGGACAGCAGGCCGCGCTCGATGCCTTCACCGCGCAGTGCGCGGCCACCAACTGCCCGCTGGGCCCCGACCCCAAGGCCGCCGTGGACGCGCTGCTGACCGCGGCCCGCAACGGCGACGGCCCCAACGGCGCCTCGGTGGCCGCGGTCGCCGACGCCATCACCACCGCGCTGGCCTTCCCGCGCGGCGACCGGGTGACGGCCTCCAACGCGCTGGCCGGCGCGATCGCCTCCGCCCGCGCCGGCGACACCGGCGCGATGTCCGAGTTGATCGCCCGGGCCGAGCGGACCCGCCAGACCGACGGCCAGTTCGTCAACGGGTGCAGCGATGCCCTGAACCGCCCCACCCCGGACCGGGTGCGTGAACTCGTCGTCGCCTGGGACCGGCTGTACCCGCAGTTCGGCACCGTGGGTGCGCTGCGGATGGTCAACTGCCTGAGCTGGCCCAGCGGCACCGCGCCGCAGGATCCCAAGGACCTCAAGATCCCGGTGATGCTGCTCGGCGTGCAGAACGACCCCATCGTCGGTAACGAAGGGGTGGCCGCGGTGGCCGCCACCATCATCAACGCCGGCGCCAACAGCAAGCGGGTGATCTGGCAGGGCATCGGCCACGGCGCCAGCATCTACTCGCCGTGTGCACTGCCACCGGTTCTGGGTTACCTGGAGAGCGGCAAACTGCCCGAGACCGACACGTTCTGCCCCGCCTGA
- a CDS encoding protoporphyrinogen oxidase yields the protein MSSTYCVVGGGISGLTAAYRLRVAAGPDASITLFDPADRLGGVLRTETVGGMSMDVGAEAFITRRPEVPALLAELGLTGRQVASAGARPLIYSQGRLHPLPTGTLQGIPAHAESVAGLVDPQTVAQIADEDRRDFSWRPGADPSVADLVGDRFGAQVVTRSVEPLLTGVYAGSAATIGVRSALPGLAAALDRGARSLTEAVRNALPPPQPGPVFGALDGGYTVLIEELARRAGMRWAQVGINEMVRSAHGWELIDDEGEHWTADAVVLAVPAPRLAPLVEPVAPRSAAAARRIGVASTALVALALPGGTPLPDQSGVLVATGEPLHTKAITLTSRKWGRRGNVELVRLSYGRFGDNLARSIGDDELLNWSLEDLQNVFGIAADPVDHRVQRWIDAMPQYGPGHGELVAELRAGLPPTLAVAGGYLDGIGVPACVGSATRAAAKLTTSGVAR from the coding sequence GTGAGTTCCACCTACTGCGTTGTCGGGGGAGGCATTTCGGGCCTCACCGCGGCCTACCGGCTGCGCGTCGCGGCCGGGCCGGACGCCTCGATCACGCTGTTCGACCCCGCCGACCGGCTCGGCGGGGTACTGCGGACCGAGACGGTCGGCGGGATGTCGATGGACGTGGGCGCCGAGGCGTTCATCACCCGCCGCCCCGAGGTACCCGCGCTGCTGGCCGAACTCGGGCTCACCGGTCGGCAGGTTGCCAGCGCCGGAGCCCGGCCGCTGATCTACAGCCAGGGCAGGCTGCATCCGCTGCCCACCGGCACCCTGCAGGGCATCCCGGCGCACGCCGAGTCGGTCGCCGGGCTGGTGGACCCGCAGACGGTGGCCCAGATCGCCGACGAGGACCGGCGTGACTTCAGCTGGCGCCCCGGCGCGGACCCGTCGGTCGCCGACCTGGTCGGGGACCGGTTCGGTGCGCAGGTGGTGACCCGGTCGGTGGAACCGCTACTGACCGGGGTGTACGCCGGGTCGGCGGCCACCATCGGGGTGCGCTCGGCGCTGCCCGGGCTGGCGGCCGCGTTGGACCGCGGCGCGCGCAGCCTCACCGAAGCGGTGCGCAACGCGCTGCCGCCCCCACAGCCAGGCCCGGTCTTCGGTGCGCTGGACGGCGGCTACACCGTCCTGATCGAGGAACTGGCCCGGCGCGCGGGGATGCGCTGGGCGCAGGTCGGGATCAACGAGATGGTGCGCTCGGCGCACGGCTGGGAGCTCATCGACGACGAGGGTGAGCACTGGACCGCCGACGCGGTGGTGCTCGCCGTCCCGGCGCCGCGGCTGGCCCCGCTGGTCGAACCCGTCGCCCCGCGCAGTGCCGCGGCGGCCCGGCGTATCGGTGTGGCCTCCACGGCCCTGGTGGCACTCGCGCTGCCCGGCGGCACGCCGCTGCCGGACCAGTCCGGGGTGCTGGTCGCCACCGGAGAGCCGTTGCACACCAAGGCGATAACCCTGACCTCCCGCAAGTGGGGACGACGCGGCAACGTGGAGCTGGTGCGGTTGTCCTACGGGCGGTTCGGCGACAATCTGGCCCGCAGCATCGGGGATGACGAGCTGTTGAACTGGTCGCTGGAAGACCTGCAGAACGTGTTCGGCATCGCCGCCGACCCGGTGGACCACCGGGTGCAGCGCTGGATCGACGCGATGCCCCAGTACGGCCCCGGACACGGCGAGCTGGTCGCCGAACTGAGGGCCGGGCTGCCGCCAACCCTGGCCGTTGCAGGCGGCTACCTGGACGGGATCGGAGTCCCCGCCTGTGTGGGATCCGCCACCAGGGCGGCCGCGAAACTGACGACCTCCGGCGTGGCACGATAG
- a CDS encoding DUF3000 domain-containing protein, giving the protein MIGAPAHGGDDFGLPSRFVTSAEPAQFRTAVAAMNAATVRPEIELGPIRPPQRLAPFSYALGAEVRHPDAAAVPERSEGDAFGRLILLHDPEGAEAWDGTMRLVAYIQADLDSSEAVDPLLPEVAWSWLQEALAQHGDAVTALGGTVTATTSVRYGDISGPPRAHQLELRASWTATDLELGPHVQAFCEVLEHAAGLPPTGVTTLGSRTRA; this is encoded by the coding sequence ATGATCGGCGCGCCTGCGCACGGCGGAGACGACTTCGGACTACCGTCCAGATTTGTGACGTCCGCCGAACCGGCTCAGTTCCGCACTGCGGTTGCTGCCATGAATGCCGCCACTGTTCGGCCGGAGATCGAGCTGGGGCCGATCCGTCCGCCGCAGCGGCTGGCACCCTTCAGCTACGCGCTGGGTGCCGAAGTCCGCCACCCGGACGCCGCCGCCGTGCCGGAACGGTCCGAGGGCGACGCATTCGGCCGGCTGATCCTGCTGCACGATCCCGAGGGCGCCGAGGCCTGGGACGGAACGATGCGCCTGGTCGCCTACATCCAGGCCGACCTGGACTCCAGTGAGGCCGTCGACCCGCTGCTGCCCGAGGTGGCCTGGAGCTGGCTGCAGGAGGCCCTGGCCCAGCACGGGGACGCCGTCACCGCCCTGGGCGGCACCGTCACCGCCACCACGTCGGTGCGCTACGGCGACATCTCCGGCCCGCCCCGTGCCCATCAGCTGGAACTGCGCGCCTCATGGACGGCGACCGACCTGGAGTTGGGTCCCCATGTTCAGGCGTTCTGCGAGGTGCTCGAGCACGCCGCCGGACTCCCGCCCACCGGTGTCACCACGCTGGGTTCCCGCACCCGCGCCTGA